The genomic region GCACCCTATTTATGTCAAACCGAAAGGTTTCAACATGGCTTGAGCGAAGCGCATGCAGTAAAAAAGTAAGCGCACACAACAACAAAGATGGCACAGCGCGAGTCATGATTTTTCAAACTGATTCTTGTTGAGCAGAATATTGGGCAATCAAGGTTTCCACCAAACCTAAATCAAATTGATTGATCGCAAGTTGAATGTTTTTTTGCTGGCTAGCTGGCAATGAGTTGCGCAGTAGATGAAATGCTTCTTCGGTCGTTTGCACATCACCACTTTGTGCAGCCAGCAATAATGGCTGCCAATCTGCTGCTGTTAGATCATGCAATAACGGCACTGAATCGACGGCTTGAACATCTACCTCTGCCAGCTCACTCGTATTATTTTGTGAGACTGTCGCCTCTATGATGGGCACAAACTTCACATTCAGGTGGGTGACTAAGGCCTTGTAGATATCTTCGATCTGATAAGGTTTGGCAATGACTTGCCAAAAACCATCATCCAAAAGTGCTTGCTGTTCATGAATTAATGTCGAGGCCGTCACCGCTATGACAGGAATACGCTGCTCAGTGTCTTCTTGCTGAATGAACTTTAATAAGTCGCTCCCCGTTTTATTAGGCATTCGAATATCAGTCATTACTAAGTCTGGCGGATCCACTTTAAACGCCTTTATAGCTTGTTCGCCATCTTCCGCTTCAATGATCTGACAACCGGCCTTTTCCAATAAAGACACTAGAATGTCTCGCGACCATTCATCATCTTCCGCCACCAGCACTCTAATGGGATTATTGAGCCTCATGTTAAGCAAGGTATCTTGCTCATCGATGTCCATTGCTTCGCTGTCTTCCACTTTAGATAAAGGTAAATCGACAATAATTTGCGTCCCGACACCTTCGCTGCTTTTAACGGACAAAGTCCCCTTCATCAGTTTGACCAAAGTCGTCGACAAGGACAAACCTAAGCCTGTTCCACCAGACGCCTCACCCGCTTTCCCTTGGACAAACGGCGTAAACAGATGGTCCATTAGCTCAGCCTCAATTCCAGGACCTGTGTCTTCGATACTAATATGTATTCGATCTTCTACTATTTGCACAACGGCTTTCACAGAACCTTGAGTAGTGAACTTCACCGCGTTGCCCAGTAGATTTGTAATGATTTGCTGGAATTTGACCGGATCTAACCATACAAGTTGTCGTTCATCTATATCACACTCAACAATCAGCTCTAGGCTTTTTTCCTGAGCTTGTCCTTGAAACAGTTTTCCTATTTGACCCACTTCGCGGCAAAGGTTGGTTTTTTGTTCGTGTAGCACAAGTCGTCCAGACTCAATTCTGGCAATGTCTAGAATGTCATTTATTAGGCCTAATAATCGATGACCAGCACTTGCAATGGATAAAAATCTCGTCTTGGAAACACCCGTTAATTGATTATCCTCACTGATCAATTGCGCATAACCTATGATGGCATTGAGCGGCGTGCGGATTTCATGACTCATATTGGCTAAGAAATGACTTTTCGCCTGATTAGCTTGCTCGGCCGCTTCTTTTGCTTGTTCTAGTTGCATAGAGACATTTTTTTGCTCGGTGATATCACTCATGATGTCACCGACTGAGGTGGCCTTACCATTGTCATCACGCAGTAAAAAATAGGTTTCATAGGTAGTAAAAGTATGGCCACCTAAACTCTTGGCTTCCAATTCACCTTCCCAGACTCCGTGCTCTCTAACATAAGGAATCACGGTTTCTTTGAGAAATTTTTGACTCGTTTCTGGGTAGAATTCCATATAATTCAGTTCTGCCAGAGAGTCATCGCTGGCCGCTTCATCGACACCAAGCATCGAGCGTATTTTTTTATTGAAATAGGATATATCGCCATCAAGGCTTGCCATAGCAAACCCTTGTGCGGAATTATCAGCAAAACTTTTAAACAACTTGAGTTGATTAAAAAGTTGGTGACGTTCTGTAATATCACGAGCAATGCCCAAAGTACCTCTAAAGTTTATAGAAGGCTCAATCACCGGAACCCGATAAACCTCGAACAAACAAGGCTCGCTGCCATCTTTTGGGTAGCCCCATCCTTGTTCATGAGATGTTATGCTTGTTTGTAAAGGAATCTCACCGACATTTTGATAATAAGCACCTTTACCATCCAAGTTTAAATCTAAGTCACTTTTGCCTTTAACTTCATCTAATGTCAGTTGATTGAAATCTAAAAAAGCCTGATTACAATCAAGATAATTTCCTTGCTCATCTTTAGACCAAACAATGTCAGGGATATTATTCAGCAAAGAAGATAAGAGAAGCTCACGGCGTCTGGATTCTTCACGTGCCACAATCAAAGCGTTTTCAGTCTCGACCCAGTATCCTATTTCTTCAAAAATACCAGCAACACTCAAAGCACGTTGATGAGTATCTCTACGGGTAACGCTACCGCGCATTTCTATCCAGAAAGGTTTATTTAGGTGATTTTTAATCTGTAGGCGTATAACTTTGTGGGCATGATCCGTTTCAGGCTCAAGTAACTCGGTTGTCCATCTATTAAAAGTAATTTGATCTTCTGGTGACAAAAACGCTAGTAAATCACTAAGGCTCTTAGGTGTTTTTTGTTCTTCAAAGCCGAGCTGCATAAAAAATTCAGAAGAAGCATACATACGCCCGGTTTCAGGAAACCACTCCCAAACACCAGCGTTGGTTGCCAAAATCGCTCTTGAATAACGACGCTGTAAGGACTTAAAACGAAAAAGAAAAACAAGTTGGAAAGCGACCAGCACAAAAGCGGTCAGACAAAACAGGCCAGCAAAAACTTTAAGTAGTATGGGAAACTCTATATCCATGATTCATCCCTAAAAGCATCAAAAAAAACGCTGTTTTATCATTTAAAATCGTCGCCTAAAGTTTTTCTGGTTTGTGGAAGAAATACCCTTGCCCCCACTCAACACCCAAAAGTTTAAGCTTATCAACAATACTTTGATTTTCGACAAATTCGGCCACGACGGGTTTATTGAGTATTTTGGCCAGCTTGACGATCGAGTCAACCATGCCGAAGTGAATCTCATTGATATGCATGTCTTTCACAAACATGCCATCAATCTTAATTAAATCAAATGGCAAATCCATCAGATAGGCAAAAGATGAGAAACCAGTTCCAAAATCATCTAACGCAATCGTACACCCATGCTCATGGAGCAAAGACATAAACCGGCGAGTATCAGCAAAGTTATTTAGTGCTTCTGTTTCGGTGATTTCAAAGCAAAACTTGCTACCGTCTAATTGATGATACTGTAATTGCTCAACAATAAATTCCGCAAAATTCAACTGTCGCACCGAAAGCGCGGATACATTTAAAGCAACTTGGTCAATTTGTTCCCATAAATCGGCACGATCTGACAGTTGCTGCATGGTATTACTAATCACCCAGCGATCTATTTTGGAGACAATGCCAAATCGTTCTGCTGCTCGAATAAAGTCATTGGGGTAAATCAAACCGCCATTTTCTTCATCTTTCAGCCGAACTAGAATTTCGATTTTCTTTTTGGGTTCATCATTGATCAATGAACAGACTTGCTGAAAATGTACTTCAAATAAATCTTTATCAAGGCCATCAATAATGCGCAGCCCCCAATTCAAATTACCTCGGTGCTCGTCATAAGCAAGATCTTTGGCATTTTTGATAATTCGAGAATGAATGCCCGACTTTTTGCTTGAATAGCAAATTTCATCCGCCAGCATCACAACTTGCTCAAAAGACACCATATCCAGCGTAATAGGAATAGCAACTTGCGTCACCGTCATTCTGAACTGGCGTTCATCCCAGACAAATGCGAATTCTTTAAAACCTTGCTGGAGTAAACGGAAAAAAGACTCGACCGCTTCATTACCGCCTTGACTGATGACAATGGCAAACTTATCACCGCTTAAACGGGCACAAAAATCCCGTTGTGGATCGGCGAGCTCACTCATCATGACGGCCAACTGATGCAATAACTCATCTCCCGCTATACATCCACAAGAATCATTAATCAGACGAAATTCGTTTACATCGATCAAAATAAAATACGGTACGTGTTCGGAGGTTTCTGCTTGGACTTCGGAAATCAGATGAGAAATGTGTTCGTCTAATGCATCGCGGTTATAAAGTTGAGTAACAAAGTCGTGCTGAGCAAGATACTTAAGTCTATCTTGCATGTAACGCCTTTCATTTACTTCTTTTCTGAGGTTTCGATTCACTAAGTTAAGATCAGCAGTACGATCACGAACCTTTTCTTCTAACGAAGAGGTAAGCTCTCTTAACTCATTCACCAACTGAAATTTTTCCAGCTGATGCTGTACTCTCGAACGCACTTCCTCAATTCGAATAGGCTTGCTTATATAGTCGTTGCCACCGGCCTCAAAGCCACGGCTTATATCATCTGCCAACGCAGTAACAAATATGATGGGGACATCTTTATGATGTGGGTGGCATCGAATTCGACGGCAGGTTTCAAATCCGTCAATGCCTCCCATCATGACATCTAATAAAATCAAACAAGGCTGGGTTCTTTCTAGCAGTTCTAAAGCTCGCTCACCGGAATTGGCCACAGAAATTTGGCAATCCAATGCATCCATAACTTCCTTTAAAACGCGTAAATTCTCTGGCACATCATCGACAATTAACACTGTTGGAGACTGCTTCATACCTAGCTATACCTTTTCTATGATTTAACAATCACTTAAATAAAGTAATTAAAACACCACGACCGAACAACCCTTTAGTAAATACTACCTCTGTTTATTACTGAAGATCTACTTAAGTTGTTTCCATAAAAAGTCTAACACCCAAATTTAATGATATTTCAAGCGAACAGAAAACTCATTGTACGACGAAGCAAAGCGATGACTTGTAGAGAATTGTAAAGCTTATTCTCAGCAAAAAACCGAGACGTAATCTATAGACAAAAAATATCAGGGCTTTGCTATATAGTTAAAGGCTTAGATTAGATACGGAACACGCACTAATATGGATCGTATTTTGTCCACTTTTAATGCGTGCTCACAGAAAGCAAATGAAGGAATAAATTGAAGAATTTTAAGCTTTAGCATCCGACATAGCGATTTGCGCCCATTTAGGAGGGCGATGATAACGGCCAACGACAGAACTTAATAATAAAAAGGCAAGCAATGAGTAGCCTAAATGACTCCAATCAAGAAATACCACCGCGGCCATCAATATGCCAATATCCGCAACCAATGTTGTTTTACTGGCATGAATACCAAATCGGCGCTCTAAAAAAACAGATAAAATATTTAATCCGCCCAAAGAAGCATTATGTCGGAATAAGATGATCAATCCAAAACCAACCAACAAGCCACCCAAAGCACCGGATAAAAGCGGGTGAATAGACAGCACTACATAGTGTTTCATCAACTCGGAAAGTAGAGACAGCAAGCTAACACTAGCAAAAGTACGTAAGGTAAAATCTCGGCCCAAGGTATACCAAGCCAAAATATAAAAAGGAATATTGAGCAAGAAAAATAACTGCCCAAAGGACAAATCCGTAACCCGCAGCAAAATCATTCCCGCGCCCGCCGTGCCACTAATGAGCAATCCAGCAGAATTTAGTATATGTAGGCCTAAGGCAACAAGCAGACAGCCCTCAATGATAGAGAGCCAACGATGGGTGGTTTTCATAAGATTTCCTTAACAAGAGCCGTATTAACTTTTGGTTAATAACAAAGGTTTGTAAAAATCGCTTCTTGTGGAAGCGGATAACACAGACCACATTTAATTCAGCACTGAGTTTCTCGGTTAAAACTGAAGCATATTTCATACCAAATTCTCAAAATACACAACGGCTTGTGTGTTTTTATTTCTCTCGTTAATCATTTATGTCGCAACAAGAGAATAGCACTACTCATCAAAACAGAAACAAGGCTACAATAGCGGAATGCGAATAACACTTAGACAATTACAAATATTTGAAGCGGTTGTACACACAGGCTCCGTCACGGCGGCCGCCGAAATGGTCTCTATCAGCCAACCTGCAGCAAGCCAAGCACTAAGAGAGCTAGAAGCCCTTCTGGGTCGTCCTCTTTTTCGTCGCCATGGCAAACGCTTACAAATAACACCCCAAGCTAGACACCTGCTTCCACAGGCGCGCGCGGTTCTTAGTCAGATCGAGCAAATCGAAAGCATGGGAAGTGAAGATGAACTGAGCGGCTCTTTGCATTTGGCCGCCAGCGTAAGTGTAGGTAATTATCTACTGCCTAAACAAATGTCTTCATTTAAACGTCAGCACCCTAATATTCGTTTCAATTTGGACATTGGGAATACCCAAAGTGTGATTCAACAATTACTGACAGGCAAAGCAGAAGTCGGTTTTATAGAAGGCTACTGCCAACACGCCGAATTAATGACCCAAGTTTGGCTAAAAGACGAACTCGTGGTATTTGGCTCCGCTGAAGAAAAGCGACCGGAGAATTTATCGTGGGACGATCTCAAGGAAGCCAGTTGGGTCATGCGTGAATCTGGATCAGGTACTCGCAACATATTAGAACAAGCCACCGCAACCCACATACCACAGCTTAATGTCGTGCTTTCCCTTGCTCACATGGAAGCCGTAAAACAAGCCGTCATACACCAAATGGGGCTGGGCTGCTTGTCACGAATGGCGATATCTCAAGAACTCAATTCAGGACTCATACGACTTTATCAAACGCCACTGGCACTCAACCGAAACCTATTAATCGTCACACCTAAAAATACCGCACTAACACAAAACGCCCAGCGCTTTATCGACTTATGCTGTGCCGTGCCAATCCTATCAAATATTTAGTATTTTACGGTTGAAGTTTACACAGAGGTCAATACAATAAATTCACGCCATATATAAACGATATAAAAATCATAAAAAGTATGAATATTAATAAAATAGACCTTAATCTGCTTATTTATCTCGACGTTTTGCTACGAGAATGCAACGTCACGCGTTCTGCTAATCAACTAAACATCACTCAGCCTGCGATGAGCAATGGCTTAAAGCGGCTTAGAGACTTGTTGAGCGATCCCCTTCTCGTTCGTACTAGTGAAGGTATGAAACCAACGGAAAAAGCCTTACGTCTGCAGCCGATCGTACGTAAAGTTCTATTAGAGCTAGAAGAGGCCCTGCAGCCAGAAGCAGACTTCAACGAAAGTATTAGTACGCGTGTATTTCGTATTATGGCAAGTGATTATGCAGCCTCAACGGTTATTCCACGATTACTCAACCGTCTGCGGGAATTTGCACCAGGCATTACACTCGACATAATGACGCCTAGCGATGTTACTTTTCATGATGTTGAGGCTGGCAAAATAGATATGGCGATTAACCGCTTTGAAGAGTTGCCTCAGTCATTCCATCAAAAAAGCGTCTGGTTCGATACTTTTGTCTGCATGATGAGTTCAAAAAACCCTATCAAAGATCATTTTGATATTGATGCCTATTTGCAAGCTCAACATATTTGGGTGAGTAAAACAGGTTTCGGAGTTGGCGTTGGAATGGATCCAAACGACGTACAGAAGTTAGGTTGGGTTGATGAAGCACTGCAAATCCTTGAGCACAAACGTAGCATTCGCGTATTTACTAGAAGCTACCATACAGCTATGCACTTGGCACTTGAGCAAGACCTTATCGCCACCCTCCCCAAAAAAGTTGCCATGGTGAATAGAAAAAATCCCGACCTAGTGATTTTAGAACCACCTTTCGATATTCCACAAATCGAACTAAAAATGATCTGGAGCCCACTTCTACACCACGATGCCAGTCATATATGGTTTAGAAGACAAGTCATTGCTGTAGCGAACGAGCTAAAGGCACAAGCCAAATAATAAGAGCCATAAGAAGACAAATCCTATGTTCAATGTTTCTCATGTTCACCACGTCGCTATTATTTGCTCTGACTATTCAGTTTCAAAACGCTTTTATCATGAAATTCTAGGATTTCAGATTATCAAAGAAACCTACCGCGAAGCACGACAGTCTTATAAATTAGACCTTGCTATTAATGAGCATCAACAGATTGAGCTTTTCTCATTTCCATCACCACCAGCACGCCCTTCTTACCCTGAAGCACAAGGTTTGAGGCATCTAGCCTTTGCGGTGGAAAATATAGAAAGCTGTATTGAACACCTAAACCAACACTGTGTAATCACAGAAGACATCCGATTAGATGAGCTAACCGGTAAGCGATTTGCCTTTTTTGCAGATCCAGACGGCTTACCTCTTGAGCTTTACGAACTATAAAGCCAAACCCTATACACCATAATTTAAGTACAGGAATTCAAGTCAAAAAAACACCCACTATTTTTCAATAGTGAGTGTTTTTCTTGCTATAAAACAAACGTCTTATAGAGACTTAGAATTTTCAGCAAGGTAAGACGCAACACCTTCAGGTGAAGTGTTCATGCCTTTGTCGCCTTTGTTCCAGCCTGCTG from Marinomonas rhizomae harbors:
- a CDS encoding hybrid sensor histidine kinase/response regulator, encoding MDIEFPILLKVFAGLFCLTAFVLVAFQLVFLFRFKSLQRRYSRAILATNAGVWEWFPETGRMYASSEFFMQLGFEEQKTPKSLSDLLAFLSPEDQITFNRWTTELLEPETDHAHKVIRLQIKNHLNKPFWIEMRGSVTRRDTHQRALSVAGIFEEIGYWVETENALIVAREESRRRELLLSSLLNNIPDIVWSKDEQGNYLDCNQAFLDFNQLTLDEVKGKSDLDLNLDGKGAYYQNVGEIPLQTSITSHEQGWGYPKDGSEPCLFEVYRVPVIEPSINFRGTLGIARDITERHQLFNQLKLFKSFADNSAQGFAMASLDGDISYFNKKIRSMLGVDEAASDDSLAELNYMEFYPETSQKFLKETVIPYVREHGVWEGELEAKSLGGHTFTTYETYFLLRDDNGKATSVGDIMSDITEQKNVSMQLEQAKEAAEQANQAKSHFLANMSHEIRTPLNAIIGYAQLISEDNQLTGVSKTRFLSIASAGHRLLGLINDILDIARIESGRLVLHEQKTNLCREVGQIGKLFQGQAQEKSLELIVECDIDERQLVWLDPVKFQQIITNLLGNAVKFTTQGSVKAVVQIVEDRIHISIEDTGPGIEAELMDHLFTPFVQGKAGEASGGTGLGLSLSTTLVKLMKGTLSVKSSEGVGTQIIVDLPLSKVEDSEAMDIDEQDTLLNMRLNNPIRVLVAEDDEWSRDILVSLLEKAGCQIIEAEDGEQAIKAFKVDPPDLVMTDIRMPNKTGSDLLKFIQQEDTEQRIPVIAVTASTLIHEQQALLDDGFWQVIAKPYQIEDIYKALVTHLNVKFVPIIEATVSQNNTSELAEVDVQAVDSVPLLHDLTAADWQPLLLAAQSGDVQTTEEAFHLLRNSLPASQQKNIQLAINQFDLGLVETLIAQYSAQQESV
- a CDS encoding two-component system response regulator, with protein sequence MKQSPTVLIVDDVPENLRVLKEVMDALDCQISVANSGERALELLERTQPCLILLDVMMGGIDGFETCRRIRCHPHHKDVPIIFVTALADDISRGFEAGGNDYISKPIRIEEVRSRVQHQLEKFQLVNELRELTSSLEEKVRDRTADLNLVNRNLRKEVNERRYMQDRLKYLAQHDFVTQLYNRDALDEHISHLISEVQAETSEHVPYFILIDVNEFRLINDSCGCIAGDELLHQLAVMMSELADPQRDFCARLSGDKFAIVISQGGNEAVESFFRLLQQGFKEFAFVWDERQFRMTVTQVAIPITLDMVSFEQVVMLADEICYSSKKSGIHSRIIKNAKDLAYDEHRGNLNWGLRIIDGLDKDLFEVHFQQVCSLINDEPKKKIEILVRLKDEENGGLIYPNDFIRAAERFGIVSKIDRWVISNTMQQLSDRADLWEQIDQVALNVSALSVRQLNFAEFIVEQLQYHQLDGSKFCFEITETEALNNFADTRRFMSLLHEHGCTIALDDFGTGFSSFAYLMDLPFDLIKIDGMFVKDMHINEIHFGMVDSIVKLAKILNKPVVAEFVENQSIVDKLKLLGVEWGQGYFFHKPEKL
- a CDS encoding YitT family protein, which encodes MKTTHRWLSIIEGCLLVALGLHILNSAGLLISGTAGAGMILLRVTDLSFGQLFFLLNIPFYILAWYTLGRDFTLRTFASVSLLSLLSELMKHYVVLSIHPLLSGALGGLLVGFGLIILFRHNASLGGLNILSVFLERRFGIHASKTTLVADIGILMAAVVFLDWSHLGYSLLAFLLLSSVVGRYHRPPKWAQIAMSDAKA
- a CDS encoding LysR substrate-binding domain-containing protein, with amino-acid sequence MRITLRQLQIFEAVVHTGSVTAAAEMVSISQPAASQALRELEALLGRPLFRRHGKRLQITPQARHLLPQARAVLSQIEQIESMGSEDELSGSLHLAASVSVGNYLLPKQMSSFKRQHPNIRFNLDIGNTQSVIQQLLTGKAEVGFIEGYCQHAELMTQVWLKDELVVFGSAEEKRPENLSWDDLKEASWVMRESGSGTRNILEQATATHIPQLNVVLSLAHMEAVKQAVIHQMGLGCLSRMAISQELNSGLIRLYQTPLALNRNLLIVTPKNTALTQNAQRFIDLCCAVPILSNI
- a CDS encoding LysR family transcriptional regulator, with the protein product MNINKIDLNLLIYLDVLLRECNVTRSANQLNITQPAMSNGLKRLRDLLSDPLLVRTSEGMKPTEKALRLQPIVRKVLLELEEALQPEADFNESISTRVFRIMASDYAASTVIPRLLNRLREFAPGITLDIMTPSDVTFHDVEAGKIDMAINRFEELPQSFHQKSVWFDTFVCMMSSKNPIKDHFDIDAYLQAQHIWVSKTGFGVGVGMDPNDVQKLGWVDEALQILEHKRSIRVFTRSYHTAMHLALEQDLIATLPKKVAMVNRKNPDLVILEPPFDIPQIELKMIWSPLLHHDASHIWFRRQVIAVANELKAQAK
- the gloA2 gene encoding SMU1112c/YaeR family gloxylase I-like metalloprotein, translating into MFNVSHVHHVAIICSDYSVSKRFYHEILGFQIIKETYREARQSYKLDLAINEHQQIELFSFPSPPARPSYPEAQGLRHLAFAVENIESCIEHLNQHCVITEDIRLDELTGKRFAFFADPDGLPLELYEL